A stretch of Cupriavidus necator DNA encodes these proteins:
- a CDS encoding polysaccharide deacetylase family protein: MPRDHQAPQYPHRRAGMDHDRYDWSMLASRAPVRWPGGKTLALWVNVSLQFFPLNPTGKPVAVPGNMTMPYPDLRHYTLRDYGNRIGIHRMLRGFDRYGVRPTFAINARLAELYPSLLATVSERGDEIIGHSWSMDTAHAGGLDEAVEAEVVRRSLDRLRTLSGQDVRGWLSPGKLQSANTPELLRANGIEYLCDWVNDDMPYPFRTRHGKLWAMPLSTELEDRFVLMENLHPEASWARQVKDACDLLLDEAREQGGRILALSVHPWVLGQPHRIRYLEAALEYVMARPEVWSAGAGEILAAFAAQDSQPQENP; encoded by the coding sequence ATGCCACGCGACCATCAAGCCCCGCAATACCCGCACCGCCGCGCCGGCATGGACCACGACCGCTATGACTGGTCGATGCTGGCAAGCCGCGCGCCGGTGCGCTGGCCAGGCGGCAAGACGCTGGCCCTGTGGGTCAACGTCAGCCTGCAGTTCTTCCCGCTGAACCCGACCGGCAAACCGGTGGCGGTGCCGGGCAACATGACCATGCCGTATCCGGACCTGCGCCACTACACGCTGCGCGACTACGGCAACCGCATCGGCATCCACCGGATGCTGCGCGGCTTCGACCGCTACGGCGTGCGCCCGACCTTTGCCATCAATGCGCGGCTGGCCGAGCTGTATCCGTCGCTGCTCGCCACGGTGAGCGAGCGCGGCGACGAGATCATCGGCCATTCATGGAGCATGGACACCGCACACGCCGGCGGCCTGGATGAAGCCGTCGAGGCGGAAGTCGTCCGGCGTTCGCTGGACCGGCTGCGTACGCTCAGCGGGCAAGACGTCCGCGGCTGGCTCAGCCCCGGCAAGCTGCAGAGCGCCAATACGCCGGAGCTGCTGCGCGCCAACGGCATCGAGTACCTGTGCGACTGGGTCAACGACGACATGCCTTACCCGTTCCGCACGCGCCACGGCAAGTTGTGGGCGATGCCGCTGTCGACCGAGCTGGAGGACCGCTTCGTGCTGATGGAGAACCTGCACCCGGAAGCATCGTGGGCGCGGCAGGTGAAAGACGCCTGCGACCTGCTGCTCGACGAAGCGCGCGAACAGGGCGGGCGCATCCTCGCGCTGTCCGTGCACCCGTGGGTGCTGGGGCAGCCGCACCGGATCCGCTACCTGGAAGCCGCGCTCGAATACGTGATGGCAAGACCTGAAGTCTGGAGCGCGGGCGCGGGCGAGATTCTCGCGGCGTTCGCGGCACAGGATTCCCAACCACAGGAAAACCCATGA
- a CDS encoding polysaccharide deacetylase family protein has product MRESPGYYDYWPYQDRPRISWPGGARLAFWVAPNIEFYELDPPGNPHRRAWPHPYPAVPGYSIRDYGNRVGHQRQMRLLDKYGIRGSVSLSAALCVHHPEIVAMCMEREWEFFSHGIYNTRYTYGMSEEQEREMIRESMQIIEDCTGSKPAGYLAPALSHSESTLDLFAELGGRYTCDLFHDDQPTPVRVRGGQRFISLPYSLEMNDTIAYVVNKAEPRRYGQMLKDCFDRLYAEGAESGTVMCIPTHNYQVSCPHRLRAFEEALEYITGHADVWVTTGREIADYYLEHCYDTAAAAIAAANPVRRAC; this is encoded by the coding sequence ATGCGTGAAAGCCCCGGCTACTACGACTACTGGCCCTACCAGGACCGCCCCAGGATCAGCTGGCCGGGCGGGGCACGGCTGGCCTTCTGGGTCGCGCCCAACATCGAGTTCTACGAACTCGACCCGCCAGGCAATCCGCACCGGCGCGCATGGCCCCATCCGTACCCCGCGGTGCCGGGCTACTCGATCCGCGACTACGGCAACCGCGTCGGCCATCAGCGCCAGATGCGGCTGCTGGACAAGTACGGCATCCGCGGCTCGGTGTCGCTGTCGGCGGCGCTGTGCGTGCATCACCCCGAGATCGTGGCGATGTGCATGGAGCGCGAGTGGGAGTTCTTCTCGCACGGCATCTACAACACGCGCTACACCTACGGCATGTCCGAGGAACAGGAGCGCGAGATGATCCGCGAGTCGATGCAGATCATCGAGGACTGCACCGGCAGCAAGCCGGCCGGCTACCTGGCGCCAGCGCTGTCGCACAGCGAATCGACTCTGGACTTGTTCGCCGAACTGGGCGGCCGCTATACCTGCGACCTGTTCCATGACGACCAGCCCACGCCGGTGCGCGTGCGCGGCGGCCAGCGCTTTATCTCGCTGCCGTACTCGCTGGAGATGAACGACACCATCGCCTACGTGGTGAACAAGGCCGAGCCGCGCCGCTACGGGCAGATGCTGAAGGACTGCTTCGACCGGCTCTATGCGGAAGGGGCCGAGTCCGGCACCGTGATGTGCATCCCGACCCATAACTACCAGGTCAGCTGCCCGCACCGGCTGCGCGCCTTCGAGGAAGCGCTGGAATACATCACTGGCCACGCGGATGTCTGGGTCACCACCGGCCGCGAGATCGCCGATTACTACCTCGAACATTGCTACGACACGGCCGCGGCTGCGATTGCCGCAGCCAACCCGGTGCGGAGGGCGTGCTGA
- a CDS encoding isochorismatase family protein, producing the protein MELSDKTARQIWQEVRANPSRARFGFGRKAVLVNIDLQNAYTCTDRFKTAYETDPAQLAHINGLARRFRALGWPVVWTRVAYMASGEDAGIWGTRTDTPDSLQNIKHGSERAQFDSRVDVDPVRDVVYCKKMPSAFFETQLQSLLVWHQVDTVVITGGSTSGCVRATAVDSLSRGYRTIVPEQCVADKHESYHFANLTDLMLKYADVLDVLEVQNWLEDQHAMLHTAKGD; encoded by the coding sequence ATGGAATTGTCAGACAAGACCGCGCGCCAGATCTGGCAGGAGGTCAGGGCCAACCCCAGCCGGGCGCGCTTCGGCTTCGGGCGCAAGGCGGTGCTGGTCAATATCGACCTGCAGAACGCCTACACCTGCACCGACCGCTTCAAGACCGCGTACGAGACCGATCCCGCGCAGCTGGCGCATATCAACGGGCTGGCGCGGCGCTTCCGGGCGCTGGGCTGGCCGGTGGTGTGGACGCGGGTGGCGTACATGGCGTCCGGCGAGGATGCGGGCATCTGGGGCACCCGCACCGATACGCCGGATTCGCTGCAGAACATCAAGCATGGGTCGGAGCGCGCGCAGTTCGACAGCCGCGTCGACGTCGATCCGGTGCGCGACGTGGTCTATTGCAAGAAGATGCCGTCGGCGTTCTTCGAGACCCAGCTGCAGTCGTTGCTGGTGTGGCACCAGGTGGATACCGTGGTCATCACCGGCGGCTCCACCTCGGGCTGCGTGCGCGCCACGGCGGTGGATTCGCTGTCACGCGGGTATCGCACCATCGTGCCGGAGCAGTGCGTGGCCGACAAGCATGAGAGCTACCACTTCGCCAACCTGACCGACCTGATGCTGAAATACGCCGACGTGCTCGACGTGCTCGAGGTGCAGAACTGGCTCGAAGACCAGCATGCCATGCTGCACACCGCGAAGGGGGACTGA
- a CDS encoding ABC transporter ATP-binding protein: MPETLLSVQGLHSGYGEVQVLHGVSVEVNRGEIVALLGANGAGKSTLINTACRLVSGTSGTVRFDGRDVSRARPQDIVGAGLIQVPEGRRIFPNLTVLENLELGACRRATRQLKANLEWVLDTFPRLRERLGQRAGTMSGGEQQMLAIGRGLMGDPRLLILDEPSLGLSPLMVEEMFGLVRRLHKEGLSILLVEQNVALSLEIASRAYVLENGEVRFSGTPGTLLAAPELRAAYLGV, encoded by the coding sequence ATGCCTGAGACCCTGTTGTCGGTGCAAGGGCTGCACAGCGGCTACGGCGAGGTGCAGGTGCTGCACGGCGTCAGCGTGGAGGTGAATCGCGGCGAGATCGTGGCCCTGCTGGGCGCCAACGGCGCCGGCAAATCGACGCTGATCAACACGGCCTGCCGCCTGGTGTCCGGCACCTCCGGCACGGTCCGCTTCGACGGGCGGGACGTCAGCCGGGCCCGGCCGCAGGACATCGTCGGCGCCGGACTGATCCAGGTGCCCGAAGGGCGCCGCATCTTCCCCAACCTGACCGTGCTGGAGAACCTGGAGCTGGGCGCCTGCCGCCGCGCCACGCGCCAGCTCAAGGCCAACCTGGAATGGGTGCTCGATACCTTCCCGCGCCTGCGCGAACGGCTGGGCCAGCGCGCCGGCACCATGTCCGGCGGCGAGCAGCAGATGCTGGCCATCGGCCGCGGCCTGATGGGCGATCCGCGCCTGCTGATCCTGGACGAGCCCTCGCTCGGGCTGTCGCCGCTGATGGTCGAGGAGATGTTCGGCCTGGTCCGCCGCCTGCACAAGGAAGGACTGTCGATCCTGCTGGTCGAGCAGAACGTGGCGCTGTCGCTGGAAATCGCCTCGCGGGCCTACGTGCTGGAAAACGGCGAAGTCAGGTTCTCCGGTACGCCCGGGACGCTGCTGGCAGCCCCTGAACTGCGGGCCGCTTACCTGGGCGTGTGA
- a CDS encoding ABC transporter ATP-binding protein: MTMQTILSTHGLSIRFGGLAAVQDVNLSIARGRITGLIGPNGAGKSTLFGMLSGFLAPTQGTVELEGRTLNGLAPHVICRLGLARTFQIVQPFAGQTVRENIAVGAHLHVRGRNVALAHADEVARRVGLEDQLHKSASSLTVAGRKRLELARALATRPRVLLLDEVLAGLNPGEIAAMIPVVRGICDDGVTVVMIEHVMQAVMNLAQDVFVLAGGRLIAQGSPAQVTRDPQVIEAYLGHGMAQRIGAQQEAAAHA; encoded by the coding sequence ATGACGATGCAGACCATACTTTCGACCCACGGACTGTCGATCCGCTTCGGCGGCCTGGCGGCGGTGCAGGACGTGAACCTGTCCATTGCGCGCGGCCGCATCACCGGCCTGATCGGCCCCAACGGCGCCGGCAAGTCGACCCTGTTCGGCATGCTGTCCGGCTTCCTCGCGCCCACGCAGGGCACGGTGGAGCTGGAAGGCCGCACCCTCAACGGGCTCGCGCCTCATGTCATCTGCCGGCTCGGGCTGGCGCGCACCTTCCAGATCGTGCAGCCGTTTGCCGGGCAGACCGTGCGCGAGAACATCGCGGTCGGCGCGCACCTGCATGTGCGCGGCCGCAATGTGGCGCTGGCACACGCCGATGAAGTGGCCCGCCGGGTCGGGCTGGAAGACCAGCTGCACAAGAGCGCTTCGAGCCTGACCGTGGCCGGGCGCAAGCGCCTGGAGCTGGCGCGCGCACTGGCCACGCGGCCGCGCGTGCTGCTGCTGGACGAGGTGCTGGCCGGGCTCAACCCCGGCGAAATCGCCGCGATGATCCCGGTGGTGCGCGGCATCTGCGACGACGGCGTGACCGTCGTGATGATCGAGCACGTGATGCAGGCGGTGATGAACCTGGCGCAGGACGTATTCGTGCTGGCCGGCGGCCGGCTGATCGCGCAGGGTTCGCCCGCGCAGGTGACGCGCGACCCGCAGGTGATCGAGGCCTACCTGGGCCACGGCATGGCGCAGCGCATCGGCGCGCAGCAGGAGGCGGCCGCCCATGCCTGA